Proteins co-encoded in one Octopus bimaculoides isolate UCB-OBI-ISO-001 chromosome 7, ASM119413v2, whole genome shotgun sequence genomic window:
- the LOC106881322 gene encoding zinc finger protein 239, with protein MTNHRGAQGSENPYSCDICGKTFSGSSALTRHIRIHTGDNPYHCDICGKRFCVSNRLTQHIRMHTGEKPYHCDICGKRFSGKSNLSRHIRMHTGDNPYHCEICGKTFSVNTHLTQHVRIHTGEKPYHCDICDKTFTQNGHLIQHVRIHTGENPFHCDTCGKSFSQKGHLTLHVRGHTGERPYTCDICGKSYADNQNLNRHKPVHTGVKPYHCDICGKTYSESRSLTNHKKKAHGQQAIKELI; from the coding sequence ATGACTAATCACAGAGGTGCTCAGGGTAGTGAGAATCCATActcttgtgatatctgtgggaaaacATTCTCTGGCAGTAGTGCATTAActagacacatacgcatacacactggTGATAacccataccactgtgatatctgtggtaaaagaTTCTGTGTCAGTAATAGATTAACTCAGCACATCCGCATGCAcactggtgagaaaccataccactgtgatatttgtggaaaaAGATTCTCTGGCAAGAGTAATTTATCtagacacatacgcatgcacacaggtGACAATCCAtaccactgtgaaatctgtggtaaaacCTTCTCGGTGAATACTCATCTAACTcaacatgtacgcatacacactggtgagaaaccatatcactgtgatatatgtgataAAACATTCACTCAGAATGGTCATTTAATTCAACAtgtacgtattcacacaggtgaaaatccatttcactgtgatacctgtggtaaatccttctctcagAAAGGTCATTTAACACTCCATGTACGTGGTCACACAGGTGAAAGACCATAcacttgtgatatttgtggtaaatcatatgCTGACAATCAGAATTTAAATCGTCACAAACCTGTTCACACAGGtgtaaaaccatatcattgtgatatttgtggtaaaacttACTCTGAGAGTAGGAGTTTGACTAATCATAAAAAAAAGGCACATGGACAGCaagcaataaaagaattaatctgA